The Methylomicrobium lacus LW14 genome window below encodes:
- a CDS encoding peroxiredoxin, translated as MKRLFLKVLLSHLIALPALAVLPEGHPAPAVEAQASLAGKALNYSLQETLKKSPVVVYFYPSAYTGGCNIQAHTFAVDHDKFAAAGASIVGVSLDSIDRLNDFSADPEYCAGKFPVVADADGKIAKAFDVAVRAAAPGKTDTRGAEINHGFAERATFIITPDGKIAANIGGLKPKENVAKALEIVQQLKAGQKAI; from the coding sequence ATGAAACGCTTATTTTTGAAAGTTCTGCTCTCTCATTTGATCGCTTTGCCGGCGCTCGCGGTCCTGCCCGAGGGCCACCCGGCTCCGGCTGTCGAGGCGCAGGCGTCGCTGGCCGGCAAGGCCCTGAATTATTCGCTGCAGGAAACCCTGAAAAAGAGCCCGGTGGTGGTGTATTTCTATCCGTCGGCCTATACCGGCGGCTGCAACATTCAGGCGCATACGTTTGCGGTCGATCATGATAAATTCGCCGCCGCCGGCGCCAGCATCGTCGGCGTTTCGCTGGACAGTATCGACAGGCTGAACGATTTTTCCGCCGACCCTGAATATTGCGCCGGCAAGTTTCCGGTGGTCGCGGACGCCGACGGCAAGATCGCGAAGGCCTTCGACGTGGCCGTGCGCGCTGCGGCGCCCGGCAAGACCGATACGCGCGGCGCTGAAATCAATCACGGTTTCGCCGAGCGGGCCACTTTCATCATTACTCCGGACGGCAAGATCGCGGCCAATATCGGCGGCCTGAAGCCTAAGGAAAATGTCGCCAAGGCCCTGGAAATCGTGCAGCAACTGAAGGCCGGGCAGAAGGCGATCTAA
- a CDS encoding cytochrome c, whose amino-acid sequence MRNTMIFFAVAFALFSGTVSAESDFDFEELMNDVETKTQNVQNNIAAKDFATAGKEAKELQEAFKLVEGYFADRGDAADAVANAQDYQKKAEAIQSALSAGDADTAGNVAADFSKQCRGACHDKYKPL is encoded by the coding sequence ATGCGTAACACCATGATTTTTTTCGCGGTCGCCTTCGCGCTGTTCAGCGGCACGGTGTCCGCCGAAAGCGATTTCGATTTCGAAGAATTGATGAACGATGTCGAAACCAAGACGCAAAACGTACAGAACAATATTGCGGCCAAGGACTTCGCTACCGCGGGTAAGGAAGCCAAGGAACTGCAAGAGGCATTCAAGCTGGTCGAGGGCTATTTTGCCGATCGCGGCGATGCCGCCGACGCGGTAGCCAATGCGCAGGATTACCAGAAAAAAGCCGAGGCGATTCAGAGTGCGCTGAGCGCCGGCGATGCCGATACCGCGGGCAATGTCGCGGCCGATTTTTCCAAACAATGCCGCGGCGCCTGCCACGACAAATACAAACCCCTGTAA
- a CDS encoding DUF1501 domain-containing protein has protein sequence MKNKSRRDFLVNTGYGLGGLAVTGMIPGGGVIASALADDAGLQALVGAASPLAEKAPHFAAKAKTVIWLHMAGAPSTLDLYDYKPKLVKLAGTKVPASFLEGIKTSTQGGVSKLIATKRTWKQHGQSGAWFSDFLPNLAQHADDLAFIKSSITIGATHDISIMKLNSGGLNPGRPTLGAWVQYALGSANPNLPAYVVLYNDKREPRGGVTNWESGFLPAVYQGTPFRPGNSPILHLNNPEYLAATEKRHALDLLKHLNQKHGSHYPQDSELKARTESYELAYRMQETAPEAVDYSKESDATKALYGIDDELTKPYGELLLRARRLAERGVRFIQVVSGPTDIKGDSRDWDAHQNIEDNHGKHSRIVDKPIAGLLKDLKEKGLLDSTLVVWTSEFGRTPWSESGDGRDHNPWGYTQWIAGGGIKAGYTHGGTDELGVQAVKGTEVDTYDLHATILNQLGLDHLKLIYKYQGRSERPTVVYGKVIKELIA, from the coding sequence ATGAAAAACAAGTCGCGTCGAGATTTCTTAGTAAACACCGGCTATGGATTGGGCGGATTGGCCGTTACCGGTATGATTCCGGGCGGCGGTGTGATCGCCAGCGCCTTGGCCGATGATGCCGGATTACAGGCGCTGGTAGGCGCCGCCAGTCCATTGGCGGAGAAGGCACCGCATTTCGCGGCCAAGGCCAAGACTGTGATCTGGCTGCACATGGCGGGCGCGCCGAGCACCCTGGATTTGTACGATTACAAACCGAAACTGGTCAAGCTGGCCGGAACCAAGGTGCCGGCGTCGTTTCTGGAAGGCATCAAAACCAGTACCCAGGGCGGCGTGAGCAAGCTGATTGCGACCAAGCGCACCTGGAAACAGCATGGCCAAAGCGGCGCCTGGTTCTCGGATTTTTTGCCGAATCTGGCGCAACACGCCGACGATCTGGCCTTCATCAAATCCAGCATTACGATCGGCGCGACGCATGACATTTCGATCATGAAACTGAACTCCGGCGGCCTGAACCCGGGCCGTCCGACGCTCGGCGCCTGGGTGCAGTATGCGCTGGGCTCGGCGAACCCGAACCTGCCGGCCTATGTGGTGCTCTACAACGACAAGCGCGAGCCTCGGGGCGGCGTCACCAACTGGGAGTCGGGCTTCCTGCCGGCGGTGTATCAGGGCACTCCGTTCCGTCCGGGCAATTCGCCGATCCTGCATCTGAACAACCCGGAATACCTGGCCGCAACGGAAAAACGCCATGCGCTGGATTTGCTGAAACACTTGAATCAAAAGCACGGTTCGCACTATCCGCAGGACAGCGAGCTGAAAGCCCGGACCGAATCCTACGAACTGGCCTACCGGATGCAGGAAACCGCGCCGGAAGCGGTCGATTACAGCAAGGAATCCGACGCGACCAAGGCGCTGTATGGCATCGACGACGAACTGACCAAGCCCTACGGCGAACTGCTGCTGCGCGCTCGCCGCCTGGCCGAGCGCGGCGTGCGCTTCATTCAGGTGGTCTCCGGCCCGACCGACATCAAGGGCGACAGCCGCGACTGGGATGCTCATCAAAATATCGAAGACAATCACGGCAAGCATTCACGCATCGTCGATAAACCGATCGCCGGCCTGTTGAAGGATTTGAAGGAGAAAGGACTCCTGGACTCGACCCTGGTGGTGTGGACTTCCGAGTTCGGCCGCACGCCGTGGAGCGAATCGGGCGACGGCCGCGACCACAACCCTTGGGGTTACACCCAGTGGATTGCCGGCGGCGGCATCAAGGCGGGCTATACCCACGGCGGCACCGACGAACTCGGCGTACAGGCCGTCAAGGGTACCGAAGTCGATACCTATGACCTGCATGCGACGATTCTGAACCAGCTGGGGCTCGATCACCTGAAACTGATCTACAAATATCAGGGCCGCTCCGAACGGCCGACCGTGGTTTACGGCAAGGTCATCAAGGAATTGATTGCCTGA
- a CDS encoding DUF1549 and DUF1553 domain-containing protein, which produces MKRKLSYLAVWGIAVAVSIDTPTADDKPAPAQESAPAAKSKSKLWSYQPVKAPAVPAVKQQDWVRTPVDAYILAKLEAKGLQPSKDADRAAFIRRATLDGWGVIPTPEEVDAFVNDKSTNAYEKLVDRLLASAKYGERQGRKWLDLARYADSTGFQNDNNRLNMWRYRDYVINAFNQDKPYDRFIQEQLAGDELWPGDEQALIATGFMAQFPDNANSRDLVQRKYQITTDITDTVGKVVLGQTVECARCHNHKFDKISQKDYFSLQSFFANIAPVDNIPAKKGDVERQYEQQWAKWEEATKDIRAKQNAIIDTHREEALKYHKERYLTDSREAIFKPKEKWNAQDRWVNHRLANVTDERSLQSFFQEKGESTDPKTYDKKIAAQWAELDKLEKQLRKFNDLKPATSSNTISAMTELGHPDAPPSYVFAVGDHEKPQEEVQPAFPAAITDEKPDIKPLPFSSGRRAALVKWLTSPTNPLTARVYVNRVWDQYFGKGIVATVSDFGKAGEKPTNPELLDYLADKFVKDGWSVKKLHREILLSSVYRQSSDYREDVQQADAENQLLAVFPRKRLEAEQVRDSLLVAAGKLEDKVGGPSVYPPLPKVINTADANFNNDPAWKTSKDVHDHNRRSLYVFTRRSIPYPILDSFNMASPQEAHSKREVTTTPLQALTLFNSELIFDWSKSLAGRVINEGGKDESARIDRLYQILFSRNADKSEKESLLSFLQEQEGVIREKSVADGKFEINVPTGIKDKKLDDPIRAAAFVDLVHAVANSNEFIYRF; this is translated from the coding sequence ATGAAAAGAAAATTATCTTACCTCGCCGTTTGGGGGATAGCGGTGGCGGTCAGCATCGATACCCCGACAGCGGACGACAAGCCGGCGCCTGCGCAGGAAAGCGCGCCGGCGGCGAAGTCCAAGTCAAAACTCTGGTCTTATCAGCCGGTAAAAGCGCCGGCGGTTCCGGCCGTCAAACAGCAGGATTGGGTCAGGACGCCGGTCGATGCCTATATTTTGGCGAAGTTGGAGGCCAAGGGTTTGCAACCTTCGAAGGATGCCGACCGCGCCGCATTCATCCGCCGCGCGACTCTGGACGGCTGGGGCGTGATTCCGACGCCGGAAGAAGTCGACGCCTTCGTGAACGATAAGTCGACCAATGCTTACGAAAAATTGGTCGACCGCCTGTTGGCCTCGGCGAAATACGGCGAACGCCAGGGACGGAAATGGCTGGATTTGGCCCGTTATGCCGACAGCACCGGATTTCAGAACGATAACAACCGGCTGAACATGTGGCGTTACCGCGATTATGTGATCAATGCGTTCAACCAGGACAAACCCTATGATCGCTTCATTCAGGAGCAATTAGCGGGTGACGAGTTATGGCCTGGGGATGAGCAAGCCCTGATCGCGACCGGCTTCATGGCGCAATTCCCCGACAACGCCAACTCGCGCGACCTGGTACAGCGTAAATATCAGATCACCACCGACATCACCGATACGGTCGGCAAGGTGGTCCTGGGGCAGACGGTCGAGTGCGCGCGCTGCCACAATCACAAGTTCGACAAGATCAGCCAGAAGGATTATTTCTCGCTGCAATCGTTCTTCGCGAACATCGCGCCGGTCGACAATATTCCGGCCAAAAAAGGCGACGTCGAACGTCAATACGAGCAGCAATGGGCCAAATGGGAAGAGGCGACCAAGGACATTCGCGCCAAACAAAACGCGATTATCGACACCCACCGGGAAGAAGCGCTGAAGTATCACAAGGAACGCTATCTGACCGATTCGCGTGAAGCGATCTTCAAGCCGAAAGAAAAATGGAACGCGCAGGATCGCTGGGTCAACCATCGCCTGGCTAACGTGACCGACGAACGCAGCTTGCAGTCTTTCTTCCAGGAAAAAGGCGAGAGCACCGATCCTAAGACCTATGACAAGAAGATCGCCGCGCAATGGGCGGAACTGGACAAACTGGAAAAACAGCTCAGAAAGTTCAACGATCTGAAACCGGCCACCAGCTCCAACACCATTTCGGCGATGACCGAACTCGGTCATCCTGACGCGCCGCCGAGCTATGTTTTCGCGGTCGGCGATCACGAAAAACCGCAGGAAGAAGTGCAGCCGGCGTTCCCGGCGGCGATTACCGACGAAAAACCGGATATCAAGCCGTTGCCGTTCTCGTCCGGACGCCGCGCCGCACTGGTCAAATGGCTGACCAGTCCGACCAATCCCTTAACCGCTCGCGTCTATGTGAACCGGGTGTGGGATCAATATTTCGGCAAGGGTATCGTCGCCACGGTCAGCGATTTCGGCAAGGCCGGCGAAAAACCGACGAATCCGGAACTGCTGGATTATCTGGCCGACAAATTCGTGAAGGACGGCTGGAGCGTCAAAAAACTGCATCGCGAAATTCTGTTGTCCAGTGTTTACCGCCAGTCGTCCGATTATCGCGAGGATGTACAACAAGCGGACGCCGAAAACCAGTTGCTGGCGGTGTTCCCGCGCAAACGTCTGGAAGCCGAGCAGGTCCGGGATTCGTTGCTGGTCGCGGCCGGCAAGCTGGAAGACAAGGTCGGCGGTCCGAGCGTGTATCCGCCGCTGCCTAAGGTGATCAACACGGCCGATGCCAATTTCAACAACGATCCGGCCTGGAAAACCTCCAAGGACGTTCACGATCACAACCGCCGCAGCCTATACGTGTTTACGCGCCGCAGCATCCCGTATCCGATCCTGGATTCGTTCAACATGGCGTCGCCGCAGGAGGCACACAGCAAGCGCGAGGTGACCACCACGCCATTGCAGGCACTGACCCTGTTCAACAGCGAGCTGATTTTCGACTGGTCGAAATCGCTGGCCGGCCGGGTCATCAACGAGGGCGGCAAGGATGAATCCGCCAGGATCGATCGCCTGTATCAAATCCTGTTCTCCCGCAATGCGGACAAGTCCGAAAAAGAGTCGCTGTTGTCGTTCTTGCAAGAGCAGGAAGGCGTGATTCGTGAAAAATCGGTAGCGGACGGCAAGTTCGAGATCAACGTGCCGACCGGCATCAAGGACAAGAAATTGGACGATCCGATACGGGCGGCAGCATTCGTGGATTTGGTCCACGCGGTGGCCAATTCGAACGAGTTCATTTACCGGTTTTAA
- a CDS encoding sulfurtransferase: MIKNTTTLFLLTMMLVSPFGLATAAEHAHGNKPEPKPYSYKTPKLNRAQIDALLAKPEELLIIDVRRPDEVSKIGSFPVYLSVQAKELEAALPFIPKERSIVTVSNHAGRAGAAGDALAEKGFKVVGAIGSQNYEEEGGKITKIVPPAPKAH, from the coding sequence ATGATCAAAAATACCACCACACTATTTCTGCTAACGATGATGCTGGTCAGTCCGTTCGGTTTGGCGACCGCGGCGGAACACGCGCACGGCAATAAACCGGAACCCAAACCTTACAGCTACAAAACGCCGAAGCTTAACCGCGCGCAGATCGATGCCCTCTTGGCCAAGCCGGAGGAATTGTTGATTATCGACGTGCGCCGCCCGGACGAAGTCAGCAAGATCGGCAGCTTTCCGGTTTATCTGAGCGTTCAGGCCAAGGAGCTGGAAGCGGCGCTGCCTTTCATTCCGAAGGAAAGATCGATCGTGACCGTTTCGAATCACGCCGGTCGTGCGGGCGCCGCGGGGGATGCTTTGGCCGAGAAAGGCTTCAAGGTGGTCGGGGCGATAGGCTCGCAGAACTATGAAGAAGAAGGCGGCAAGATTACCAAAATCGTGCCGCCGGCGCCGAAAGCGCATTAG
- a CDS encoding SMP-30/gluconolactonase/LRE family protein: protein MLRKFIPTVGVLLFAASVQADDPVTPAIPGVAAGGVVVELIKDGFKGTEGPIAHSDGSLLFTETQANNIVRIGPDDKVSVFLKNSNGANGLAWGAGGELYAVQTVKTQVGIVYPADKKKTLAEKFEGVEFQRPNDLVRANSGAIYFTDSGTRPTKEQPNPPPSHPGVFTISPSGELKRLANDIERPNGIQLSKDEKVLYVANTSGEHILAYDIAADGSIANRRNFAKLEGWKQGDDKAWSSGADGLALDDEGRLYVASNAGVEVFDAKGAALGVIPLPKKPQNLAFAGKDKKTLYVVGRGAAYKIPLLVQGISSRAK, encoded by the coding sequence ATGTTACGCAAATTCATTCCGACAGTAGGCGTTTTACTGTTTGCGGCCTCCGTGCAGGCCGATGATCCGGTGACTCCGGCGATTCCCGGCGTCGCGGCCGGCGGCGTAGTGGTCGAACTGATCAAGGACGGCTTCAAGGGCACCGAAGGGCCGATCGCGCACAGCGACGGCAGCCTGTTGTTCACCGAAACCCAGGCTAACAACATCGTGCGTATCGGACCTGACGATAAAGTCTCGGTGTTTCTCAAAAATTCGAATGGCGCCAACGGCTTGGCCTGGGGTGCCGGCGGCGAATTGTATGCGGTGCAGACGGTGAAAACCCAGGTCGGCATCGTGTATCCGGCCGACAAGAAAAAGACCCTGGCCGAAAAATTCGAAGGGGTGGAATTCCAGCGGCCCAACGACCTGGTGCGCGCGAATAGCGGTGCGATTTATTTTACTGACAGCGGCACCCGCCCAACTAAGGAGCAACCCAATCCGCCGCCGTCACATCCCGGCGTGTTCACCATCAGCCCTAGCGGCGAATTGAAACGCCTGGCCAACGACATCGAACGTCCGAACGGCATTCAGCTGAGCAAGGACGAAAAGGTGCTGTATGTCGCCAATACCTCGGGCGAACACATCTTGGCTTACGATATCGCGGCCGACGGTTCGATTGCGAATCGGCGCAACTTCGCCAAACTGGAAGGCTGGAAACAGGGCGATGACAAGGCTTGGTCCAGCGGCGCCGACGGTCTGGCGTTGGATGACGAAGGCAGGCTGTATGTGGCCTCGAATGCCGGCGTCGAAGTGTTCGATGCGAAGGGCGCGGCGCTGGGCGTGATTCCGCTGCCGAAGAAGCCGCAAAATCTGGCGTTTGCGGGTAAGGACAAGAAAACCCTGTACGTGGTGGGACGCGGCGCCGCTTACAAGATACCGTTGTTGGTGCAAGGCATCAGCAGCCGAGCCAAGTAA
- a CDS encoding TonB-dependent receptor: protein MNEHGTGVPSIGAEQPGVPPSISRRRKLVSCVALAVAGASLLAAHEVSAAPVNQAENKSAGGDPSVADLKAQVERLTRELEASKQREQELINQGAAEAPLDTPAAASAVPGGAASGNAVAAAAPEPKAEEVKEEPKNLAEVTVTSRRKEEKLQEVPIPVAVISGEQMKRDNIVSVADFARRVPNLGVTSTNARQTSIALRGLGKNSGNESMESSVGVMIDNVWQSWVGSTWANYADIDHVEVLRGPQGTLQGKNSNLGLVNVVSQAPSFKSGYYADGFAGNRNSLQGKFGATGTILPGLLAYRASGYIDRRDGWVENLDVAITNGKLQETNALGGRLQFLLTPSDELSARLIVDRSSSTQSMSVNPNLDDPATFADGTARPITYSSRLGRDWFDVFKRSGQPVTIIGDPRKVAQDNKQVSRADGEGVSAEINWDVLGHRFTSVSAYRDSLFEPHHDGDRSVADIMRIGGVTVKNEQWSQEFRIASKEPGPIDYQAGLFTMRSTADTFSQNHYGDDAGAFYASNAQYGRLNSSAIGRQMMQASLREVFDTAALNPATDSYAGYGQLNWHITDAATLTLGLRNTFEQRSNSGNHRSYGGADLAALSSSIGASAQNLTDAQAIRNGRITQNWTADRQGFDQNSQNWLVNPSYKITKDVMAYFSVAGGQKSGAAQFNSNTGAVENVDPEDVMDYELGIKSSWLDRKLVVNLNLYQTDVNGFQSQLVLPDEARPGQFRTTLGNIEGIQLRGIELETSWDVARGLNLFLNGSYNHAVYTDFKNAPCAPEANKPVCDQTGLTLPNAPAFTANFGFDYRVPLGFGVGDDYGLQWHAFLVDSFKSQANYNASLSASGKQPAYHVTDGGIGVGTKDGKYNLDLVGRNIFDTLYLTNVGNWSSTGASSATYGEARYYGVHFRARF, encoded by the coding sequence GTGAATGAACATGGAACTGGCGTCCCTTCGATAGGCGCCGAGCAGCCGGGTGTGCCACCCTCTATCAGCCGCCGCCGCAAACTCGTGTCCTGCGTGGCATTGGCCGTCGCCGGCGCATCCCTGCTGGCGGCTCACGAGGTGTCCGCAGCCCCGGTGAATCAGGCGGAAAACAAGTCCGCCGGCGGCGATCCCTCCGTTGCCGACCTGAAAGCCCAGGTCGAGCGTTTGACCCGTGAACTGGAAGCTTCCAAGCAGCGCGAGCAGGAATTGATTAACCAAGGCGCCGCCGAAGCGCCATTGGATACGCCGGCGGCAGCCAGCGCCGTTCCCGGCGGGGCTGCATCGGGCAATGCGGTGGCGGCTGCCGCGCCGGAACCCAAAGCCGAGGAAGTGAAGGAGGAGCCGAAGAATCTGGCGGAAGTGACGGTCACCTCGCGGCGTAAGGAAGAAAAATTACAGGAAGTGCCAATCCCAGTTGCGGTCATCAGCGGCGAGCAGATGAAGCGGGACAACATCGTCAGCGTTGCGGATTTTGCGCGCCGGGTGCCGAACCTCGGCGTGACCAGCACCAATGCGCGGCAGACCAGTATCGCGTTGCGCGGCTTGGGCAAGAACAGCGGCAACGAATCGATGGAGTCCAGCGTCGGCGTGATGATCGACAACGTCTGGCAGTCCTGGGTCGGTTCGACCTGGGCCAACTATGCCGATATCGATCACGTCGAGGTGTTGCGGGGGCCTCAGGGAACCTTGCAAGGCAAGAACAGCAACCTGGGTTTGGTGAACGTCGTAAGTCAGGCGCCTTCCTTCAAATCGGGTTATTACGCCGACGGCTTTGCCGGCAATCGCAACTCGCTGCAAGGCAAGTTCGGTGCGACCGGTACGATTCTCCCTGGCTTGCTCGCCTACCGCGCTTCCGGCTATATCGACCGGCGCGACGGCTGGGTCGAAAACCTCGATGTGGCGATCACCAATGGCAAGCTACAGGAAACCAATGCGCTGGGCGGCCGCTTGCAGTTCTTGCTGACGCCGAGCGACGAATTGTCCGCGCGTCTGATCGTGGATCGCAGCTCGTCCACGCAAAGTATGAGCGTTAACCCGAATTTGGATGATCCTGCAACATTTGCCGATGGTACGGCACGGCCTATCACCTATAGCTCTCGTCTCGGACGCGATTGGTTCGATGTCTTCAAGCGTTCCGGGCAACCGGTTACCATCATCGGCGATCCGCGCAAAGTCGCGCAAGACAACAAGCAGGTATCCCGCGCCGATGGCGAGGGCGTGTCCGCCGAAATCAACTGGGATGTGCTGGGGCATCGCTTCACCTCGGTTTCGGCGTATCGGGATTCGTTGTTCGAACCGCATCATGACGGCGACCGTTCGGTGGCGGACATCATGCGCATCGGCGGGGTTACCGTCAAAAACGAACAATGGTCGCAGGAATTTCGTATTGCTTCCAAAGAGCCGGGGCCAATCGATTATCAGGCCGGTCTCTTTACGATGCGCAGCACCGCGGATACCTTCAGCCAAAACCATTACGGCGATGACGCGGGCGCTTTCTATGCCTCCAATGCGCAATACGGCCGCCTGAATTCGTCGGCCATTGGCCGGCAGATGATGCAGGCCTCGTTACGCGAAGTGTTCGATACGGCTGCTCTGAATCCGGCCACCGACAGTTATGCCGGCTACGGCCAGCTGAACTGGCATATTACCGACGCGGCGACGCTGACCCTGGGCTTGCGCAATACCTTTGAACAGCGATCGAACTCCGGAAACCATCGTTCGTATGGCGGCGCCGATTTGGCTGCGTTATCCTCCTCGATCGGCGCCAGCGCGCAAAACCTGACCGATGCGCAGGCCATTCGCAACGGCCGGATAACACAAAATTGGACGGCCGACCGTCAGGGTTTCGATCAGAACTCGCAAAACTGGCTGGTTAACCCGAGTTATAAGATTACCAAGGATGTCATGGCTTATTTCTCGGTGGCCGGCGGACAAAAATCCGGCGCCGCGCAGTTCAACTCCAATACCGGCGCGGTCGAAAACGTCGATCCCGAGGACGTGATGGATTACGAATTGGGCATCAAGAGCAGCTGGCTCGACCGCAAGCTGGTGGTCAACTTGAATCTATACCAGACCGACGTGAATGGCTTTCAATCCCAGTTGGTGTTGCCTGATGAGGCGCGTCCGGGTCAGTTCCGGACCACGCTGGGCAATATCGAGGGCATCCAGTTGCGCGGTATCGAATTGGAGACGAGCTGGGATGTCGCGCGCGGTTTGAATCTGTTCCTGAACGGCTCCTACAACCACGCGGTTTATACCGACTTCAAGAACGCGCCTTGCGCGCCTGAAGCCAATAAGCCGGTTTGCGACCAAACCGGCCTGACCCTGCCGAATGCGCCGGCATTTACCGCCAACTTCGGTTTCGATTACCGCGTGCCTTTAGGCTTTGGCGTAGGCGACGATTACGGCCTGCAATGGCACGCCTTTTTGGTGGACAGCTTCAAATCCCAGGCCAACTATAACGCCAGCCTCTCCGCATCGGGCAAACAGCCGGCTTATCACGTGACCGATGGCGGTATCGGCGTCGGCACCAAAGACGGCAAATACAACCTGGATCTGGTCGGCAGAAATATCTTCGATACCCTCTATCTGACCAACGTCGGCAACTGGTCCAGCACCGGTGCGTCGAGCGCGACTTACGGCGAAGCACGTTATTACGGCGTGCATTTCAGGGCCAGATTCTAA